The genomic DNA GCCATCTGCGCCGCACTGGAGTCCGAAATCGCGGTGCTCTCAGACGAAGAGAAGCGGGAATTCCTGGCCGACATCGGCATGACCGAACCGGGGCTGAATCGACTGATCCGCGCGGCATACCAACTCCTGGGCTTACAGACGTATTTTACCGCCGGCGTGAAAGAAGTCCGCGCCTGGACGATTCATATCGGCGATACGGCGCCGCAGGCCGCCGGCGTCATTCATGGCGATTTCGAAAAGGGGTTCATTCGCGCCGAGGTGATCGGCTACAACGACTTCATCGCCTGCAAAGGCGAAGCGGGGGCGAAGGAAAAAGGGAAGATGCGGCTGGAAGGGAAGGAGTACGTGGTGCAGGACGGCGACGTGATGCACTTCCGGTTCAACGTCTAGCGACGCTCTTTTACCATGTTACGAGGCAGGGTTTGCTTGCCTGATCGGAGATCCAACGTGAACGAACAAGACACACAGCGAGCTGTAGCGATTCTCAACAGAATTATGGAACATGAGTTGGCCGGCGTAGTTCGGTACACGCACTACGCGCTGATGGTCTACGGGTACAACCGTATCCCGATTGTGTCGTGGCTGAAGGGCAATGCGGATGAAAGTCTAGCCCATGCCCACAAAGCCGGTGAGCTGGTGACTCTATTGGGCGGCCATCCTTCGTTGAAGATCGGTACCCTGCTCGAAACGGAGAAGCATGATGTGGGAGATATTCTGCGGGAGAGTCTGGAGCACGAGAAAGCCGCCGTTGCCTCATATTACGAATTGCTGAAACTGAGTGAGGGCAAGTCCGTGTTGTTGGAAGAGTATGCCCGCGAAATGATCGTCGGGGAAGAACTGCATTTGGACGAAGTGAATAAGATGCTTCGCAAGTCGGGCGATGTGCAGGCGTTCAAGTCTTAACTCTTCACGCTGTGTGACGGCACAGGCCTGGTCCGGAGTTCCGGACCAAGCTCTCGTCATGATCCACTACGCCGATTGCTGCTGCGTATTGAAGCCGGCCACTCATCGTCACCCCTGACCCTGCCTGTATGTTTAACGTGATTTTGTACCAGCCTGAAATTCCTCCGAATACGGGGAACATCATCCGTCTCTGCGCCAACACCGGTGCCTCGTTGCATCTGGTCAAGCCGTTGGGCTTTACGCTGGAAGACAAACAGTTGCTGCGAGCCGGACTGGATTATCACGAATTCGCCTCGATCACGGTGCACGAGGGGTGGGCCGAGTGCCTAGCACGCATGGAAGGGCACCGAATTTTCGCCGTATCCACGAAGGGCAGACAGCGGTACGATCTGGTTCGTTACATCGAAGGCGATGCGTTTGTCTTTGGCCCGGAAAGCCGTGGATTGCCGGCGGAGATTCTTGGCAGCGTCCCTGAACAGCAGTGCCTGCGCGTACCGATGGTGCCGGGAAGCCGCAGCCTCAACCTCTCCAACTCGGTCGCGGTGGTGCTCTACGAAGCCTGGCGGCAGGTCGAATTTTGGAAAGGTGTCTGATCGCCGGTCATTCCTTCGCAGGCACCGCCGGATCCCACCGGGCAGGGCTCGTCACAGACCGCTCAGCGACGCGATCAAATCTCCAGCACCAGTCCGATTTCAACCACCTGTTCCGCCGGTAGGTGGAAATAGGAACTGGCTCTCTGGGTATTTCGTGACAGGAAGACAAATATTTTTTCCCGCCAGATTGCCATCCCCGGTTTCGGCGTCGCCAAAAAGGTCAGTCTGCTCAGGAAGAACGTGGTCTCCTCGACAGGGAGGGTATGGCCGCGGGCTGCGAGGTAGGTGAGTACACGTGGAATGTCCGGCGTTTCCATGAATCCGCATCTGGCGACAACTTGAAACAGGTTTTCCTGGATGGTGGTGATTTCCAGCGGGCCTCCGGATGGAACGTAGGGCACAGGCTCTGTGCGGACTGTGAGGATATAGACCTGCTCGTGCAGAGATTTGTTGTGCCGGACATTTTGCAGCAAGGCGGGCGGGGTGATGTCGGGATGTTGAGATAAAAATACGGCGCGCCCGGCGGTTCTGCATTGCACCTGCGACAAGACTTCCCGGGCGAATTGAAGCAATGGAGGAAACTGCTCGCGCAAGTGGTCTGCCACGATCGCGCGTCCTCGCGCCCAAGTACTCATGACGGTGAACACGGCCGCGCCGAGCAGCAGCGGGAACCATCCGCCATGGGGAATTTTTTGGGCATTCGCGAGAAAGAAGGCGAGATCGATGAGCAGGAAGCCCCCGACTGCCATGGCTGCCGGTAGCGGGCTCCATTGCCAATGGGCCTGGACCACGCGGTACATCAGGAGGGTCGTGATGATCATGGAACCCGAGACGGCGATGCCATAGGCTGCGGCCAGATTACTGGACGATCCGAAGGAAAGGATCAGACCGACGGTGCCGATGAACATGAACCAATTCAACAGGCCAAAGTAGATTTGGCCATGTTGCTCGGCGGATGTGTGGGTGATCCGCAACGGCGGCAGATAGCCCAATTGAACGGCTTGCAAGGTCAACGAGAAGGCCCCGGACAGCATGGCTTGGGATGCGATGACGGTGGCCATGGTCGCCAGCGCGATCAAGGGGTACAGCATCCAGTCGGGGGCCAGGAAGTAAAAGGGATTGGCCAGAGCCGCCGGGGTCCGCATGAGGAGCGCACCCTGGCCGAAGTACTGGAGCAGAAGGGCGGGCAAGGCCACCACAAACCAGCCGAGTTGGATCGGTCGGCGTCCGAAGTGGCCCATGTCGGCATACAGCGCCTCGGCACCTGTGAGGACCAGAAACACACTGCCCAGCACCAGGATGCCGACTCCTGCATGCCGAATCAAAAACTGGATCGCATACAGCGGATTGGCGGCACGCAGAACCTCCGGGGTTTGGATCAAACTGTGGAGCCCGAGGAGGGCCATCGTGACAAACCAGAGCAGCATGATGGGGCCGAAGATGCTCCCGATCGTTCCGGAGCCCCGGCGTTGGATCATGAACAACAAGGCGACCAGCGCGACGGTCAGAGGCAGGATGTAGGGGGTAAACACATCGGTGGTCAGCGTGAGCCCTTCGACCGCGCTAAGGACCGAAATGGCCGGTGTAATGATGCCGTCGCTATAGAGAAACGCCACGCCGATCAAGCCGAGTGTGACGACAACGTTGAGCCCTTTGCGGAGATCGACCGGGCGGGACTGCTGACTGAGCGCCAGGAGCGCCAGCATGCCTCCTTCGCCCTCGTTGTCGGCTTTCATTACGAACAGCAGATATTTCACGGTGACGACGAGCACGAGCGACCACACGATCATGGACAGAATCCCCAGCACGTTGTCGGGAGTGACCGGCAGGCCATGCGATTCGTGAAAACACTCGCGCAGGGCATACAGCGGGCTGGTTCCGATGTCGCCATAGACCACTCCCATGGCGGCCACGGTGAGGGAGACGGAAGAAGATTGGTTGTTGAGATGCTTCGGCATGGATACGTGACAGGGGCCCGACCCGATTCGCGATGGTCCTGTGTTGTGACGGGTCGAACTATACCATGTTGGATGAGGGGATGCCGGTTGGTTCCGCAGGGTGTCGTAAACCTCCGCATCTGTTCCCAGGTGGAGAGAGATGAGTGGCCGCGCATCCGGCCTGGAAGTTGCGCGAATCTTCTGCTAGATTCCCCGTCGGCCCGTGCGAACGATCATAGGAGTCGCGCCGGCCAAGTCTTCGAATTCATCTCACAAGAAAGCCGCTGAGACCGGGAGGGTCGCCTCCGGCCGGATCTCGCTTTCGGAAAGCCCAATACGTACCTATGACTTCTCCAACGACACCGACCATTTCATCCGCAGCCCAGCAACGCATCGTCGATCTCATCGCCAAGGAACTTGGCGTGACCGCCCCGCAGATTGCGGCCGCGGTGACGTTGCTGGACGGTGGAGCGACGGTGCCCTTTATAGCGCGTTATCGCAAAGAGGCCACCAACAACTTGGACGACACGCACCTGCGCACCCTGGAAGAGCGCCTCTTGTATCTCCGTGAATTGGAAGAGCGGCGGCAGACGATTCTCGCGTCGATCGACGAGCAGGGGAAATTGACCGACGAGCTGCGCCGGGCGGTCGAGCAGGCTGCGACGAAACAAGCCGTGGAAGATATCTATCTGCCCTATAAACCCAAACGTCGCACCAAGGCGCAGATTGCGCGCGAGGCCGGACTGGAGCCATTGGCGAACGCGCTCTTCGCCGACCCGACGCTCGATCCGGACCAGGAAGCCGCCAAGTATGTCAAGGTGGTAGCTGCAGCGGAAGGCGTCGAAGCCGTCAACGTACCCGACGCGAAGGCGGCGCTCGAGGGCGCCCGCGATATTCTGGTCGAACGATTCGCTGAAACCGCTGAGCTGCTCGCGACGCTACGCACAAAATTGTGGAACGAGGGCATTGTGACCTCCACGGTCATGCCCGGCAAGGAAACGGCGGAAGAAGAAAAGTTTCGCGATTACTACGCCTATTCAGAAACCATCCGTACCATTCCCTCGCATCGTGCCCTGGCGATGTTTCGCGGCCGCACGTTGGGTGTGTTGAAGCTCGACCTCGGGTTAGGGGAAAGTCTCGAAGCCATCGTGCCGCATCCCTGCGCGGCGATGATTGCCGCCCACTTCGGTATTGAGAATCGCGGGCGCCGTGCCGACAAATGGCTGACCGATGTCTGCTATTGGGCCTGGCGCGTGAAAGTGCATCTGCATCTGAGCACCGAGCTGTTGCTGCAGGTGCGCGAAGCCGCCGAAGCGGAGGCAATCAAGATCTTCGGTCGTAATCTCCATGAGCTGCTGCTGGCGGCGCCCGCCGGTCCGAAGGCCGTGCTCGGTCTCGATCCTGGTCTCCGCACCGGCTGTAAAGTGGCGGTTGTGGATGCGACCGGGAAATTGCTGGACACGGCGACGATCTACCCGCATCAACCGCGTAACGATTGGCAGGGGGCCTTGGCGACGATCACCCAGTTGGTGCTTCGGCACGGTGTCGAATTGATTTCCATCGGCAATGGTACCGCAAGCCGGGAGACCGACAAATTTGCCGCCGAAGTCGTCAAGCTGGTGGCGGAGCAGAAACCGGAACAGAAACTGGCGAAGATTGTGGTAAGTGAAGCCGGCGCCTCCGTCTATTCGGCCTCGGCCTTTGCCGCCGCGGAGTTTCCAGCGCTGGATGTGAGTCTACGCGGCGCCGTGTCGATTGCCAGACGGTTGCAGGATCCGTTGGCCGAACTGGTCAAGATCGATCCCAAATCAATCGGCGTGGGCCAGTACCAACACGATGTCAATCAGCGTGCCCTGGCGCGATCGCTCGATGCGACGGTCGAAGACTGCGTGAATGCGGTGGGTGTGGACGTGAATACCGCGTCGGCTCCGTTGCTGGCGAGGGTATCCGGCTTGAATCGCGTGCTGGCGCAAAACCTCGTGGAGTACCGTGACACCCACGGTCGGTTCCAGAACCGGCACATGATCCTCAAGGTACCGCGCCTCGGCGAAAAAACATTCGAGCAGGCGGCCGGCTTCTTGCGCATCAACGACGGCGACAACCCGTTGGATCGTTCCGCCGTCCACCCGGAAGCCTACCCGGTGGTCGAGCGCATGCTGGCGCGGTTGAATAAAGGCATTGCCGAGGTCATGGGCAAACCGGCCGCGTTGAAGGAACTCTCGCCGGCGGAATTCACCGACGAGACCTTCGGTCTGCCGACGGTGCGCGATATCCTCACGGAGCTGGAAAAACCAGGCCGTGATCCGCGTCCGGAGTTCAAGACGGCCACTTTCCGGGACGGCGTCGAGTCGCTTGCCGATCTGCAAGCCGGGATGGTGCTCGAAGGAGTCGTGACCAACGTCGCGGCCTTCGGCGCATTCGTCGATATCGGCGTGCATCAGGACGGCCTCGTGCATGTGTCTGCGCTGGCGAACAAGTTCGTCAAAGATCCGCATGAAGTCGTGAAACCGGGCCAGATCGTGAAGGTGAAGGTGCTGGCCGTCGATGTACCGCGACAGCGGATTTCGCTGACCATGCGCATGGAGGATGCCGCGACGCCGGCCTCACAGCCTGATCCCCGTGCCGGAGGGCCGCGTGACACGCGCGACCGACGCCCCGCCGATCAGCAGCGGGGTGGATCCCGTGAGCCTCAGCCCATCGGGGCATTTGCACTGGCCCTGGCCCGCGCCAAGGAGAAAAAGTAGCGAGCGGCCTGCTCGCCTCCGGCGCGCTGGTGAGTGGCTCAGGGAGTGACCTTGAAGAAATTCCCGCCTTTGGCCTGCTCGTCGTCGCTGCCCCAAGCAATCTGCTTATCCAGTCGCTTGAGGAGCGGCACATGCTTGGAACAGTGGATGTAGGCTTCTTCCACGCCGATGAGGACCCACGCCTTGGGGTGGCGCCCGCCCTTGATGTGAGCGGCTTCGGCGATGCGCGCCGGAAGCTGGGAGAGGCTCTCCGTTTCGCTCGGGTTGAGTACACGCGCGGTTCCATTGACGTGGAGCCCGACCGTGCTCTGATAGAAGTCGGGAAACATCAACCCGATGTGCGGATTCTCCAGAATGTTCCCCAGACTCGCCAGCACCCCGTTACCCCGGTATTCCGGGTAGACCAGCGTCTTCTCGTCGAGCACCTGCACGAATCCCGGTTCGCCGGCTCGAAAGGAACAATCACACGCACCCTTCCCGTCGGCGGTGGCAATGAAGACCATGTCCATCCGTGCGATGAACTGTTGCATCTGTGGATTCAGGTGGGGCAGGGTTTGGTGGGCATAAAATGCTGCCGCGCGAGCCGAGGTGCCGAATCGCTCTTGTGCGCGCTGTTCGCCTGATGATCCCGGCCTGGTCATATCGAACGCTCCTTGTGGAAGATGTCTAAGACGGTGCTGCAGAGGTGATTGTCCCTCATGCACGCTGGCGCTGTCGATGAGTGTTGTCGTGGAGAAGTGTACAAAGACCCGCTTAGCCCCCGCCTGCGTACTTCTTCAGTTTTGCCAACAGCGTTTTGTAGTCGACCCGGAGGGTTTGGGCGGCTTTGGTTTTGTTGCCGCCGCTGGATTCCAGCACCAGTTGAATATGCAGGCGTTCGATCTCGTCGAGGGGCAGGTGCGACCGGTCGTCGGGTGATGATGCCGATGCCGCCCGAGGGAGCACCTGCAGGACTTCTTCGCTGGTGATCGGTCCGGAGTTCGGACTCATCAGGACAATGCGTTCGATCACATTGCGAAGTTCGCGCACGTTTCCAGGCCAGCGGTAGGTCGCCAGGTGTGCGAGGGCTTCCGGGCTGAGCGTTCTCGTTGCGGTGCCCGGGATGCGAAGGTGGTGCAGAATATGATCGGCCAGCACGGCAAGATCCTCCGGTCGTTCGCGCAACGGCGACACATGCAGCGTCACCGTGTTGATACGATACAGGAGATCGTCTCGAAACCGGCCTTGCAGCACGAGTTCCTGGATGTCCCGATTCGTGGCGCAGATGATCCGGACATCGGCCCGGAGTGTGCGCGTACTGCCGACAGGACGGTATTCCTTCCGGTCGAGAAAGCGCAGCAGGCTGACCTGCATCGGTCCCGGCATTTCGCCGATCTCGTCGAGAAACAACGAGCCGCCTTCGGCGGCGGCGATCAGTCCGGGTTTCGCCTGGGCGGCGCCGGTAAACGCCCCTTTCTCGTAACCGAATAACTCGCTCTCCAGCAACTCTCGACTCACCGCTCCGCAATTGACGGCGATGAAGGGTCCGCCGGCCCGACGGCTGTGCGCGTGCAGCAGCCGCGCGACCACGTCTTTCCCGGAACCGGTTTCCCCCTGAATCAGCACCGGGGCCTGCGACGGCGCCACTTGCGCGATCTGTGTCTTCACCGTCCGCCAGGCCTGGCTGGTCCCCTCGACGATCGCGTCCTGGCGATACCCGCCGTGCCGCGCCGCCAGATTCTCGCGGCGAAGTTCCCGCACCGTGCGAAGTCTTGCGAGAGCGGCCTTCACGGCCGCGCCGTCGAACGGGGTGTCCTTGATGAGGAAATCCCACGCGCCGTCTTTCATCGCAGCCACGGCGTCTTTGACGTCGCCATGGCCGGTCAGGACGATCACATCGACGTCCGGTTGATGCTCCTTCACCCAGCGCAAGATCGCCCGGCCGTCGAGACCGGGCATGCGGAGATCGGTGATGACGCAGTCGAAGGAGGCCGTACGGAGTCGATCGAGGCCTTCCTGCCCGCCACCCGCCGTCTGCGTGTCGCAGCCTTCCTCGCGGAGCGCCTGTTCCACGACGAGACGGACAAATTCTTCGTCGTCGACAATGAGGGCGCGCATGTGTTCCATGGTCATGAGGTCACGCTGAAGCAGGATGAGGTGAAGAGGATGGCCGGTCGACGACGGATTCGGCGCGCTCCGGAAAGGCCAGATAGAATTTACTGCCCGCTCCGGGAGCGGATTCCACCCAGACCCGGCCGTCATGTTTGTCCATGACGAGTTTCACGATCGCGAGGCCCACGCCCGTGCCCTCGTATTCCTGTGGGCTGTGGAGCCGCTCGAAGAGCCCGAAGATCTTGTCGTAGTGAGACGGGTCGAAGCCGATCCCGTTATCCTGAACCCACAGGATGCGTTCGTGTTCCATCCGGGTGCCGCCGATGGTGATGGTCGGCGGTGAGGCGTGGCGGGAGAACTTCGCTGCATTGTCGAGGAGGTTCGCGATCGCTTGACGGATGCTCACCGGTTCACCGTAGAGATCGGCAAACGGCAAGGCGACCTGGATTTTCGGCTTCGGGCCCTGGAGTCCGTTGAAGCGGTCGGTGAGGAGGGTGGTGATCATTTCCAACACATTGAAGCGCTGACGAGGCAGGTCCTGTTGCTCCAGGCGGGAATATTTGAGCAGCGCGTCGATCATATGGGTGAGGCGCAGCGCGGAGCGGCGAATCACATCGATCTGGTGCCGGGTCTGCGCGTCGCCGCCGTCGGCGAATTGTTTTTCCAGCAGGGAGGAGAACCCTTCGATCTCCCTCAACGGACCTTTGAGGTCATGCGCGACGGAATAGGTAAACGCTTCAAGTTCTTTGGTCTTCCGGGCGGTCGCGGCGGTCTGTTCGCGCAGGCTGGTGACCATGGATGAGAGAGAGGCGGCCAAGGTGCCGACTTCGTCACGGCCGGGCCAGGATTCGAATTGCGCGGTCAGGTCGTGGTGAGCGACACGGTCGGCCGTGACGGAGAGACGTTGGAGCGGCTTGGCGATCTGCCGATTGACGGAGACATAGATGACGGTGATCACCAGACCGAGCACGGCGACCAGGCTTAACGCA from Nitrospira sp. ND1 includes the following:
- a CDS encoding bacterioferritin, translated to MNEQDTQRAVAILNRIMEHELAGVVRYTHYALMVYGYNRIPIVSWLKGNADESLAHAHKAGELVTLLGGHPSLKIGTLLETEKHDVGDILRESLEHEKAAVASYYELLKLSEGKSVLLEEYAREMIVGEELHLDEVNKMLRKSGDVQAFKS
- the trmL gene encoding tRNA (uridine(34)/cytosine(34)/5-carboxymethylaminomethyluridine(34)-2'-O)-methyltransferase TrmL, with amino-acid sequence MFNVILYQPEIPPNTGNIIRLCANTGASLHLVKPLGFTLEDKQLLRAGLDYHEFASITVHEGWAECLARMEGHRIFAVSTKGRQRYDLVRYIEGDAFVFGPESRGLPAEILGSVPEQQCLRVPMVPGSRSLNLSNSVAVVLYEAWRQVEFWKGV
- a CDS encoding potassium transporter Kup, whose amino-acid sequence is MPKHLNNQSSSVSLTVAAMGVVYGDIGTSPLYALRECFHESHGLPVTPDNVLGILSMIVWSLVLVVTVKYLLFVMKADNEGEGGMLALLALSQQSRPVDLRKGLNVVVTLGLIGVAFLYSDGIITPAISVLSAVEGLTLTTDVFTPYILPLTVALVALLFMIQRRGSGTIGSIFGPIMLLWFVTMALLGLHSLIQTPEVLRAANPLYAIQFLIRHAGVGILVLGSVFLVLTGAEALYADMGHFGRRPIQLGWFVVALPALLLQYFGQGALLMRTPAALANPFYFLAPDWMLYPLIALATMATVIASQAMLSGAFSLTLQAVQLGYLPPLRITHTSAEQHGQIYFGLLNWFMFIGTVGLILSFGSSSNLAAAYGIAVSGSMIITTLLMYRVVQAHWQWSPLPAAMAVGGFLLIDLAFFLANAQKIPHGGWFPLLLGAAVFTVMSTWARGRAIVADHLREQFPPLLQFAREVLSQVQCRTAGRAVFLSQHPDITPPALLQNVRHNKSLHEQVYILTVRTEPVPYVPSGGPLEITTIQENLFQVVARCGFMETPDIPRVLTYLAARGHTLPVEETTFFLSRLTFLATPKPGMAIWREKIFVFLSRNTQRASSYFHLPAEQVVEIGLVLEI
- a CDS encoding Tex family protein, with amino-acid sequence MTSPTTPTISSAAQQRIVDLIAKELGVTAPQIAAAVTLLDGGATVPFIARYRKEATNNLDDTHLRTLEERLLYLRELEERRQTILASIDEQGKLTDELRRAVEQAATKQAVEDIYLPYKPKRRTKAQIAREAGLEPLANALFADPTLDPDQEAAKYVKVVAAAEGVEAVNVPDAKAALEGARDILVERFAETAELLATLRTKLWNEGIVTSTVMPGKETAEEEKFRDYYAYSETIRTIPSHRALAMFRGRTLGVLKLDLGLGESLEAIVPHPCAAMIAAHFGIENRGRRADKWLTDVCYWAWRVKVHLHLSTELLLQVREAAEAEAIKIFGRNLHELLLAAPAGPKAVLGLDPGLRTGCKVAVVDATGKLLDTATIYPHQPRNDWQGALATITQLVLRHGVELISIGNGTASRETDKFAAEVVKLVAEQKPEQKLAKIVVSEAGASVYSASAFAAAEFPALDVSLRGAVSIARRLQDPLAELVKIDPKSIGVGQYQHDVNQRALARSLDATVEDCVNAVGVDVNTASAPLLARVSGLNRVLAQNLVEYRDTHGRFQNRHMILKVPRLGEKTFEQAAGFLRINDGDNPLDRSAVHPEAYPVVERMLARLNKGIAEVMGKPAALKELSPAEFTDETFGLPTVRDILTELEKPGRDPRPEFKTATFRDGVESLADLQAGMVLEGVVTNVAAFGAFVDIGVHQDGLVHVSALANKFVKDPHEVVKPGQIVKVKVLAVDVPRQRISLTMRMEDAATPASQPDPRAGGPRDTRDRRPADQQRGGSREPQPIGAFALALARAKEKK
- a CDS encoding pyridoxamine 5'-phosphate oxidase family protein encodes the protein MTRPGSSGEQRAQERFGTSARAAAFYAHQTLPHLNPQMQQFIARMDMVFIATADGKGACDCSFRAGEPGFVQVLDEKTLVYPEYRGNGVLASLGNILENPHIGLMFPDFYQSTVGLHVNGTARVLNPSETESLSQLPARIAEAAHIKGGRHPKAWVLIGVEEAYIHCSKHVPLLKRLDKQIAWGSDDEQAKGGNFFKVTP
- a CDS encoding sigma-54 dependent transcriptional regulator gives rise to the protein MTMEHMRALIVDDEEFVRLVVEQALREEGCDTQTAGGGQEGLDRLRTASFDCVITDLRMPGLDGRAILRWVKEHQPDVDVIVLTGHGDVKDAVAAMKDGAWDFLIKDTPFDGAAVKAALARLRTVRELRRENLAARHGGYRQDAIVEGTSQAWRTVKTQIAQVAPSQAPVLIQGETGSGKDVVARLLHAHSRRAGGPFIAVNCGAVSRELLESELFGYEKGAFTGAAQAKPGLIAAAEGGSLFLDEIGEMPGPMQVSLLRFLDRKEYRPVGSTRTLRADVRIICATNRDIQELVLQGRFRDDLLYRINTVTLHVSPLRERPEDLAVLADHILHHLRIPGTATRTLSPEALAHLATYRWPGNVRELRNVIERIVLMSPNSGPITSEEVLQVLPRAASASSPDDRSHLPLDEIERLHIQLVLESSGGNKTKAAQTLRVDYKTLLAKLKKYAGGG
- a CDS encoding ATP-binding protein gives rise to the protein MRWLHDRSIGQKFFISFGVILSLLALSLTALLVYLSRINSYVDRHKRITVPAIVTAATMQRSAYEMNLTLHLFLEQITKADAADTLARLSRHAEQIRSSLDLYRSTHAARTHPILLGMLTQHQRMDLADQEDRAIARIDLILQELSALWQTALTGPQRAGVAPSPVAKTDGLIVELMNNLDQLVAAHRDIDVEMKVEGDLLLQQARLIALSLVAVLGLVITVIYVSVNRQIAKPLQRLSVTADRVAHHDLTAQFESWPGRDEVGTLAASLSSMVTSLREQTAATARKTKELEAFTYSVAHDLKGPLREIEGFSSLLEKQFADGGDAQTRHQIDVIRRSALRLTHMIDALLKYSRLEQQDLPRQRFNVLEMITTLLTDRFNGLQGPKPKIQVALPFADLYGEPVSIRQAIANLLDNAAKFSRHASPPTITIGGTRMEHERILWVQDNGIGFDPSHYDKIFGLFERLHSPQEYEGTGVGLAIVKLVMDKHDGRVWVESAPGAGSKFYLAFPERAESVVDRPSSSPHPASA